In Vibrio sp. STUT-A11, a genomic segment contains:
- the uvrA gene encoding excinuclease ABC subunit UvrA, with protein MDKIEVRGARTHNLKNINLTIPRDKLTVITGLSGSGKSSLAFDTLYAEGQRRYVESLSAYARQFLSLMEKPDVDHIEGLSPAISIEQKSTSHNPRSTVGTITEVYDYLRLLYARVGEPRCPTHHTPLAAQTISQMVDKVLELPEGSKMMLLAPIVKERKGEHVKTLENLAAQGFIRARIDGETCDLSDPPTLELHKKHTIEVVVDRFKVRADLQQRLAESFETTLELSGGIAVVAPMDGDGEEIIFSANFACPKCGYSMQELEPRLFSFNNPAGACGTCDGLGVQQYFDPSRVIQDDSLSLAQGAIRGWDQKNYYYFQMLTSIADHYGFDLHAPFNSLPKKTQEIILKGSGRTEIEFKYINDRGDIRVKRHPFEGILNTLERRYRDTESNSVREELAKYISTKSCSSCGGTRLRLEARNVFIADTTLPEIVELSIADALAFFQELKLEGQRAQIAEKVMKEINDRLQFLVNVGLNYLNLSRSAETLSGGEAQRIRLASQIGAGLVGVMYVLDEPSIGLHQRDNERLLKTLTHLRDLGNTVLVVEHDEDAIRCADHVIDIGPGAGVHGGNVVAEGTMAEIIANPNSLTGQYLSGVKEIAVPKERTPRDPKKTVELIGATGNNLKNVNLSVPVGLFSCITGVSGSGKSTLINDTFFKIAHTQLNGATTAHPSPFKSIKGLEHFDKVIDIDQSPIGRTPRSNPATYTGIFTPIRELFAGTQESRSRGYKPGRFSFNVRGGRCEACQGDGVIKVEMHFLPDVYVPCDVCKGKRYNRETLEVRYKGKTIDEVLEMTVEDAREFFEPVPVIARKLQTLMDVGLSYIRLGQAATTLSGGEAQRVKLARELSKRDTGKTLYILDEPTTGLHFHDIQQLLSVLHRLRDHGNTVVVIEHNLDVIKTADWVIDLGPEGGQGGGEIIAQGTPEDVSLVEGSHTARFLSPMLK; from the coding sequence ATGGATAAAATAGAAGTTCGCGGTGCCCGAACCCATAACCTTAAAAACATCAACCTGACTATTCCTCGCGATAAACTGACGGTTATTACTGGATTAAGTGGTTCCGGTAAATCTTCCCTCGCTTTCGACACCTTATATGCGGAAGGTCAACGACGCTATGTTGAGTCTCTCTCAGCTTATGCGCGTCAGTTTTTGTCTCTTATGGAAAAGCCCGATGTCGATCATATCGAGGGCTTATCACCAGCTATTTCAATCGAACAGAAGTCGACGTCTCATAACCCACGCTCAACCGTAGGTACAATTACCGAAGTCTATGACTACTTACGTCTGCTTTATGCCCGTGTCGGTGAACCTCGCTGTCCGACCCACCACACACCTCTTGCTGCCCAAACCATCAGCCAAATGGTGGATAAAGTATTGGAATTGCCTGAAGGCAGTAAAATGATGCTACTGGCACCCATCGTTAAAGAGCGTAAGGGTGAGCACGTAAAGACGTTAGAAAACCTCGCCGCACAGGGGTTTATCCGCGCCCGAATTGACGGTGAAACTTGCGATCTTTCCGATCCACCGACACTCGAATTACACAAAAAGCACACTATTGAAGTTGTCGTCGATCGTTTTAAAGTTCGTGCGGATCTACAACAACGTTTAGCGGAATCGTTCGAGACCACACTGGAGTTGTCTGGCGGAATTGCTGTCGTCGCGCCAATGGATGGTGACGGTGAAGAGATTATCTTCTCAGCAAACTTTGCTTGTCCGAAATGTGGCTACAGCATGCAGGAATTAGAGCCTAGACTATTCTCATTCAACAACCCTGCGGGAGCTTGTGGGACTTGTGATGGTTTGGGTGTGCAGCAGTATTTTGATCCAAGCAGAGTCATTCAGGATGATTCATTGAGTCTGGCACAAGGTGCAATCCGCGGCTGGGATCAAAAAAATTATTACTACTTCCAGATGCTCACATCGATTGCGGATCACTATGGTTTTGATCTTCATGCGCCGTTTAATTCTCTGCCAAAGAAGACGCAAGAGATCATATTAAAAGGTTCTGGCCGTACGGAAATTGAGTTTAAGTACATTAATGATCGTGGTGACATTCGAGTTAAACGTCATCCATTTGAAGGCATTCTGAACACGCTCGAGCGTCGTTATCGAGACACGGAATCCAACTCTGTTCGTGAAGAATTAGCCAAATATATCTCGACGAAGTCTTGTTCAAGTTGTGGCGGTACACGTCTGCGTCTTGAAGCGCGTAATGTATTTATTGCCGACACGACACTGCCAGAGATCGTAGAACTGAGCATTGCCGATGCCCTGGCCTTCTTCCAGGAACTCAAGCTGGAAGGACAGCGTGCACAGATAGCTGAAAAGGTCATGAAAGAGATCAATGACCGCCTGCAGTTTTTAGTCAATGTGGGGCTAAATTACCTCAACTTATCCCGCAGCGCTGAAACCTTGTCAGGTGGTGAAGCGCAGCGTATTCGCTTGGCAAGCCAAATTGGTGCTGGCCTCGTTGGGGTAATGTATGTACTTGATGAGCCATCGATTGGCCTCCACCAGCGGGATAATGAACGTCTGCTAAAAACACTAACTCACCTGCGCGATCTGGGTAATACTGTTTTAGTTGTGGAACACGATGAAGATGCGATTCGCTGTGCCGACCATGTAATCGACATTGGTCCCGGTGCTGGCGTTCATGGTGGTAATGTCGTAGCAGAAGGCACAATGGCGGAGATCATCGCTAATCCTAATTCACTAACAGGCCAGTATCTTAGTGGTGTAAAAGAGATTGCCGTACCAAAAGAGCGCACTCCTCGCGATCCTAAGAAAACCGTCGAGCTTATTGGTGCAACGGGTAACAACCTGAAAAATGTTAACTTGTCAGTGCCAGTTGGTCTGTTTAGTTGTATTACCGGCGTGTCAGGTTCAGGCAAGTCAACGCTGATTAATGATACTTTCTTCAAGATTGCTCATACCCAATTAAATGGTGCCACAACTGCACATCCATCACCTTTCAAATCGATAAAAGGTCTGGAGCACTTTGATAAAGTCATCGACATCGATCAAAGTCCAATCGGTCGCACACCTCGTTCTAACCCTGCTACGTACACTGGCATTTTTACTCCGATTCGCGAATTGTTTGCTGGGACGCAAGAATCACGTTCACGCGGATACAAGCCAGGACGCTTCAGTTTTAATGTTCGAGGCGGTCGTTGTGAGGCGTGTCAGGGCGATGGCGTAATCAAAGTAGAAATGCACTTTCTGCCGGATGTCTATGTTCCTTGTGATGTATGTAAGGGCAAGCGATACAACCGTGAAACGTTGGAAGTTCGCTACAAAGGCAAAACGATTGATGAAGTTTTGGAGATGACGGTAGAAGACGCTCGCGAGTTTTTTGAACCCGTACCGGTCATTGCACGTAAACTGCAAACTTTAATGGATGTAGGCCTGTCTTATATACGCCTTGGTCAAGCGGCAACAACACTGTCCGGCGGCGAAGCACAACGGGTGAAACTGGCCAGAGAATTATCCAAACGTGATACTGGCAAAACGCTCTACATTCTGGATGAGCCAACCACAGGCCTGCACTTTCATGACATCCAGCAATTATTATCGGTACTGCACCGTCTGCGTGATCACGGCAACACTGTCGTGGTCATCGAACATAATCTGGACGTAATAAAAACAGCCGACTGGGTTATCGATCTCGGCCCTGAAGGTGGCCAAGGCGGTGGAGAGATCATTGCTCAAGGCACACCTGAAGATGTGTCTTTGGTCGAAGGATCACACACAGCGCGCTTCCTTAGTCCTATGTTGAAATAG
- the galU gene encoding UTP--glucose-1-phosphate uridylyltransferase GalU, with translation MIKKCLFPAAGYGTRFLPATKSMPKEMMPVVNKPLIEYGVEEAIQAGMNGMCIVTGRGKHSIMDHFDKNYELEHQISGTNKEELLVDIREIIESANFTYIRQREMKGLGHAILTGRELVGDEPFAVVLADDLCVNEDEGVLAQMVALFKQFRCSIVAVQEVPVEETHKYGVIAGEMIKDDIFRVDDMVEKPEQGTAPSNLAIIGRYILTPDIFELIENTEPGKGGEIQITDALLKQAKAGCVLAYKFKGKRFDCGSVEGYIEATNYCFENLYLKDEKKSELGRHATQREA, from the coding sequence ATGATTAAAAAATGTCTGTTCCCTGCTGCAGGCTACGGTACGCGCTTCCTGCCTGCGACCAAGTCAATGCCAAAAGAGATGATGCCAGTAGTGAACAAGCCATTGATTGAATATGGCGTCGAAGAAGCAATCCAAGCTGGTATGAATGGCATGTGCATTGTGACCGGTCGCGGTAAACACTCAATCATGGATCACTTTGATAAAAACTACGAGCTAGAGCATCAAATCAGCGGCACTAACAAAGAAGAGCTGTTGGTAGACATTCGCGAAATCATTGAGTCAGCGAACTTTACCTATATTCGTCAAAGAGAGATGAAAGGTCTTGGGCACGCTATCCTTACTGGCCGTGAGTTGGTTGGCGATGAACCCTTTGCAGTCGTTTTGGCAGATGACCTTTGTGTCAATGAAGACGAAGGCGTTCTGGCTCAAATGGTCGCTCTGTTCAAACAGTTCCGCTGCTCTATTGTCGCGGTACAAGAAGTCCCAGTTGAAGAAACCCATAAATACGGCGTTATCGCTGGAGAGATGATTAAAGACGATATCTTCCGTGTTGACGACATGGTAGAAAAACCTGAACAGGGCACCGCACCAAGTAATCTAGCCATCATCGGCCGTTACATCCTGACTCCTGACATTTTCGAGTTAATTGAAAACACCGAGCCTGGCAAAGGTGGTGAAATCCAGATTACGGATGCGCTGCTAAAACAAGCCAAAGCAGGTTGCGTTCTTGCGTACAAATTTAAAGGTAAGCGCTTTGACTGCGGTAGCGTAGAAGGTTACATCGAAGCAACGAATTACTGTTTCGAAAACCTATACCTAAAAGATGAGAAAAAGTCTGAGCTAGGTAGACACGCGACTCAACGAGAAGCATAA
- a CDS encoding LuxR C-terminal-related transcriptional regulator has product MKKSAYARKLFLISMEENAHLKVSALENYIELDIPVISTDALMEAKPKHRNKILLIDFSEHKSLVQSIKNLPLMWKNFETVVFNVPKRLTTDELLSFGQLKGVFYAEESLERVGEGLKGIINGQNWLPRNVSSQLLHYYRNVINTHTAPATVDLTIRELQVLRCLQNGASNSRMAEELFVSEFTIKSHLYQIFKKLSVKNRVQAIAWADQNLMS; this is encoded by the coding sequence ATGAAAAAGTCAGCTTATGCCAGAAAGCTATTTCTGATCAGTATGGAAGAGAATGCCCACCTGAAGGTATCAGCACTGGAAAATTACATCGAGCTAGATATCCCAGTTATCTCGACGGATGCTTTAATGGAAGCGAAACCGAAACATCGTAATAAAATCTTGCTCATCGATTTCAGTGAGCATAAGTCACTTGTTCAGTCGATTAAGAATTTACCACTGATGTGGAAAAACTTTGAAACGGTTGTTTTTAATGTCCCTAAGCGTTTGACGACAGATGAACTGCTCTCTTTCGGTCAGCTAAAAGGCGTATTCTATGCTGAGGAATCGCTTGAGCGAGTCGGTGAAGGGTTAAAAGGTATCATTAATGGCCAAAATTGGCTGCCACGAAATGTGTCCAGTCAACTTCTTCACTATTATCGTAATGTCATCAATACTCATACTGCACCCGCGACCGTAGACCTTACCATTCGAGAACTACAAGTGTTGCGCTGTCTTCAGAATGGGGCATCGAATAGCCGAATGGCAGAAGAGTTATTTGTGAGTGAGTTTACGATTAAATCTCACCTGTACCAAATATTCAAAAAACTCTCTGTGAAGAACCGCGTACAAGCCATTGCTTGGGCAGATCAGAACCTGATGTCTTAA
- a CDS encoding single-stranded DNA-binding protein has product MASRGINKVILVGNLGNDPEIRYMPNGGAVANITIATSDSWRDKATGEQREKTEWHRVVLFGKLAEVAGEYLRKGSQVYVEGQLQTRKWQDQNGQDRYSTEVVVQGFNGVMQMLGGRAQGGAPAMGGQPSQQGGWGQPQQPAQPQYNAPQQQAPKQSAPQQPQQQYNEPPMDFDDDIPF; this is encoded by the coding sequence ATGGCCAGCCGTGGAATTAACAAAGTTATTTTGGTGGGGAATCTAGGCAATGACCCTGAAATTCGCTACATGCCGAATGGTGGTGCAGTAGCAAACATTACTATTGCGACCTCTGATTCATGGCGTGATAAAGCGACTGGCGAACAGCGCGAAAAAACTGAGTGGCACCGAGTAGTGCTGTTTGGCAAACTTGCGGAAGTTGCTGGCGAATACCTACGCAAAGGTTCACAAGTTTACGTTGAAGGCCAACTTCAAACTCGTAAATGGCAAGACCAAAACGGTCAAGACCGTTACTCAACTGAAGTTGTTGTTCAGGGCTTCAATGGCGTAATGCAAATGCTTGGTGGCCGAGCTCAAGGTGGCGCACCAGCTATGGGCGGCCAGCCGTCACAGCAAGGTGGTTGGGGTCAACCTCAGCAACCAGCGCAACCGCAATACAATGCGCCTCAACAACAGGCTCCAAAGCAATCGGCTCCACAGCAGCCTCAGCAGCAGTACAATGAGCCACCAATGGATTTTGACGACGATATTCCGTTCTGA
- the csrD gene encoding RNase E specificity factor CsrD, which yields MRYTPTLKLSTRLVAFVTMIVICAMFILFVGGTLSFKRLGQEYLTHYLEGIVEVVDKEMEDPDAAYSMQRWMPKMLQASNIVEMTLTTNNAVVYRFKDTSHKIEASVLFEKEYPLAHNQDYMIYFKAIPPYLGYGYSMQALWSITLAVVLIIFCLMRGVAWLKEQLAGSEMLEERGRMILAGRVEQYAKGDKSEWPYTASEALDVLIEELQDARQERSRFDTFIRTQTFLDKLTGTANRVLFDSKLESSLLESGARGAVMLVRLHDWKLAEEEQDKQVTDDFIVEVGSLLSNLVQRYPDVVFSRYYDSDFALFLPHQDAKGVANLATQCIRQLEKLTPPEPLEADNWCHIGITMFKEGERHSQIIDEAETALRSAQLQNNNNWSRFKKWNHEEEVRGSVRWRTLFDKALTPENVILYAQPVYVMNDAPHKKPLYEAVTCRIQDPENGIVKASRFIAAVRQVGYEAQMDKAVVNKFLSSFKDNFNHPNSYTLSLTVTPFASREYFKWFRYELLQLSREQRKCLNFEFVEAQFVRHLDFMRPVAKMLAGLGCQLMIGQAGRTIVSSHYLKEVDIRYLKLHRSLVTKIDQRHENQLFIRSMLGAAANSKTKIVAVGIENRNELNTLLELGVYGGQGRYFSTERQFLPRPQKVQPTRSESQVKPGRRNRWRKK from the coding sequence ATGAGGTATACCCCAACGCTTAAACTAAGCACGCGGCTGGTGGCTTTTGTCACCATGATCGTGATCTGCGCAATGTTTATTTTGTTTGTCGGCGGCACCCTCTCTTTTAAACGGCTTGGGCAAGAATATCTTACCCATTATTTAGAAGGGATCGTTGAGGTGGTCGATAAGGAGATGGAAGATCCGGATGCGGCATACTCCATGCAGCGCTGGATGCCCAAAATGCTGCAGGCCAGCAACATTGTAGAAATGACGCTGACGACCAATAATGCGGTTGTATATCGGTTTAAAGATACATCTCATAAGATAGAAGCGTCTGTCTTATTTGAAAAAGAGTACCCTCTGGCTCACAACCAAGATTATATGATCTATTTTAAGGCGATACCTCCTTACTTAGGTTACGGTTACTCGATGCAAGCATTATGGTCGATCACGTTGGCAGTGGTTTTGATCATTTTTTGTTTGATGCGTGGCGTTGCTTGGTTGAAAGAGCAGTTAGCAGGATCAGAAATGCTGGAAGAGCGTGGCCGAATGATTTTGGCTGGCCGTGTTGAGCAATATGCAAAAGGTGATAAATCGGAGTGGCCTTATACCGCTAGTGAAGCGCTCGATGTGTTGATTGAAGAGTTGCAAGATGCGCGTCAGGAGCGCAGCAGGTTCGATACTTTCATACGAACACAAACATTTTTAGACAAGCTAACGGGAACGGCGAACCGAGTATTGTTCGACAGTAAATTGGAATCGTCTTTACTGGAAAGCGGCGCACGTGGTGCGGTGATGCTTGTACGTCTTCATGACTGGAAGTTAGCTGAAGAGGAGCAAGATAAGCAAGTTACTGATGATTTTATTGTTGAAGTCGGCAGCCTGCTATCAAACTTGGTTCAGCGTTACCCAGACGTGGTATTTTCGCGTTACTACGACTCTGATTTTGCGTTGTTTTTGCCTCACCAAGATGCAAAAGGGGTTGCGAACCTCGCCACACAATGCATTCGTCAGCTTGAAAAATTGACGCCGCCAGAACCTTTGGAAGCAGACAATTGGTGTCATATCGGCATCACCATGTTTAAAGAAGGTGAGCGTCATAGCCAGATTATTGATGAAGCAGAAACTGCATTGCGCAGTGCTCAGCTACAAAACAACAATAACTGGAGTCGTTTTAAAAAGTGGAATCATGAAGAGGAGGTTCGGGGAAGCGTTAGATGGCGCACATTGTTTGATAAAGCGCTGACTCCCGAAAATGTGATACTGTATGCACAACCTGTTTATGTGATGAATGATGCGCCTCATAAAAAACCACTGTATGAAGCGGTGACCTGTCGGATTCAAGACCCCGAAAACGGCATTGTAAAAGCGTCCAGGTTTATTGCAGCAGTCAGACAGGTCGGTTATGAAGCACAAATGGATAAGGCGGTGGTTAATAAATTCTTAAGTAGTTTTAAGGATAACTTTAATCATCCCAATTCCTATACATTGAGTCTGACTGTTACCCCATTTGCTAGCCGAGAATATTTCAAATGGTTTCGTTATGAATTGCTACAGCTGTCACGTGAACAAAGAAAGTGTCTCAATTTTGAGTTTGTGGAAGCACAATTTGTAAGACACTTAGACTTTATGCGACCAGTGGCTAAAATGCTGGCTGGTTTAGGTTGCCAACTGATGATAGGGCAAGCAGGGCGAACGATAGTCAGTAGCCACTATTTGAAAGAGGTCGACATTCGTTACCTTAAGCTCCATCGCAGCTTAGTCACAAAGATTGATCAGCGGCATGAAAACCAGCTGTTTATTCGCAGTATGTTAGGTGCTGCCGCAAACAGTAAAACCAAAATTGTGGCAGTGGGTATTGAGAACCGGAATGAATTAAATACTTTACTTGAGTTAGGTGTATACGGTGGTCAAGGTCGCTATTTCTCTACAGAGCGACAATTTCTTCCTCGTCCGCAAAAGGTGCAGCCTACTCGGTCAGAATCCCAAGTTAAGCCAGGGAGACGAAATCGCTGGCGTAAAAAATAA
- a CDS encoding MSHA biogenesis protein MshI: MDLKAVIDKFVRSSGSGRACFLVIQPDAIYLSSSLKSARPTRFEISESNWERAVEQALSVAASSYDSLKVVLSHNYYQMYQIDKPVMPRHEWSAALPFLLKELISERAIDIVADAVELPNSSKVQAYVLSRKTLDKIVQLANHAQLSLEAIVPEDCVWGHTAGELGNFILLQRSVRGHFRISAFVERTIAFHRSIRSVTPPLTGVPSTELQMDSLSLELQRSIDYLSSQLRHVQLHQLKVCCDEEDEHELVQSLNYRLSTKVSPLLPEGHEFSGHVLADTATGSKELQINLYPDYLKPKKELLTLKNVVLSWGVAAAAILFSYGYVTWQSEGLEDEIAIVKSKGSIMKSELERVQVQLRKHQPDTSKLAAKERLERTVKAKRDSLKAVGKYDDSQLSGYSGVMLSLAKLGNKEISLSEIRMNNNTLNLKGLAKAPSSVPNWVNQFKDEISLVGRTFDDVSIGRNEKGIVTFELKAGEDKNK; encoded by the coding sequence ATGGATCTTAAAGCAGTAATCGACAAGTTTGTGCGATCGTCAGGCAGTGGTCGCGCTTGTTTTTTAGTTATTCAGCCAGACGCAATCTATTTATCATCGTCACTGAAAAGTGCTCGACCGACCCGGTTTGAAATCTCAGAATCAAACTGGGAAAGAGCGGTGGAACAAGCACTCAGTGTTGCAGCCAGTTCTTATGACTCGTTAAAGGTTGTGCTGTCTCACAACTACTATCAGATGTACCAGATCGATAAACCAGTCATGCCTCGTCATGAGTGGTCTGCTGCATTACCGTTTTTGCTGAAAGAGCTGATCTCCGAACGCGCAATAGATATCGTTGCGGACGCGGTAGAATTGCCGAACTCGAGTAAGGTTCAGGCATATGTGTTATCAAGAAAAACACTCGATAAGATTGTACAGCTCGCGAATCACGCTCAGTTATCGCTAGAAGCTATCGTTCCTGAAGACTGTGTATGGGGGCATACCGCCGGGGAACTCGGTAATTTCATTTTGCTGCAACGCAGTGTTCGCGGCCACTTCCGCATCAGCGCATTTGTCGAACGAACAATCGCATTCCATCGTTCCATTCGCAGCGTGACGCCGCCGTTGACGGGGGTTCCGTCCACTGAGCTGCAAATGGACAGTCTGTCATTGGAGCTTCAGCGCTCGATTGACTATCTGTCTTCACAGCTTCGACATGTCCAGCTGCATCAGTTGAAAGTGTGCTGTGATGAAGAAGATGAGCACGAGCTGGTTCAGTCTCTTAATTACCGTTTAAGTACCAAAGTTTCTCCTTTATTACCAGAAGGGCATGAGTTCTCAGGACATGTGCTTGCTGACACTGCGACAGGATCTAAAGAGTTACAGATTAACTTATATCCTGATTACTTAAAGCCGAAGAAGGAGCTTCTGACCTTAAAAAATGTGGTGCTTTCTTGGGGCGTCGCAGCCGCAGCTATTCTGTTCTCTTATGGGTACGTCACCTGGCAAAGTGAAGGCTTAGAAGATGAAATTGCCATTGTGAAAAGCAAAGGCAGCATCATGAAATCTGAACTGGAGAGAGTTCAGGTTCAGTTGCGCAAACATCAGCCTGACACCAGTAAATTAGCGGCAAAAGAACGTCTTGAGCGTACCGTGAAGGCTAAACGAGACTCTCTAAAAGCGGTCGGGAAATATGACGATTCACAACTGTCAGGGTATTCCGGTGTAATGCTGTCTCTTGCTAAGTTAGGCAATAAAGAAATTTCTTTATCAGAAATTCGTATGAATAATAATACTTTAAATTTGAAAGGGTTGGCTAAGGCGCCAAGTTCCGTTCCTAACTGGGTCAACCAATTTAAAGATGAAATCAGCCTTGTTGGTCGAACTTTCGATGACGTAAGTATTGGTCGTAATGAAAAAGGTATTGTTACGTTTGAACTGAAAGCTGGGGAGGATAAAAACAAATGA
- a CDS encoding type II secretion system protein M: protein MNEFWLSLEERFGEMSVREKVLIALCGLVTVVMLLFTLILEPKLNQINDNERQLSSLKQTNQKTEIDILRIQAQLKKDPNAEIDLQVSRLLAESQRLSHQLSEIIEHLITPSQMAGLLEKVLEQQTGIHLVSLQTLPSEPISDDKEVSQYSGYYVHPVRMELTGDYFSIANYLSKLEKIPESYYWRSFHYQVDEYPKATLVLEVYTLGSREAFIGG from the coding sequence ATGAATGAGTTCTGGCTTTCTTTGGAAGAACGTTTCGGTGAAATGAGTGTGCGAGAAAAAGTGCTTATCGCCTTGTGTGGTTTGGTCACCGTGGTGATGCTGCTGTTTACGCTAATACTCGAACCTAAACTCAATCAAATCAATGATAATGAAAGGCAACTGAGTAGCCTAAAGCAGACCAATCAAAAAACTGAGATTGATATTTTGCGTATACAAGCGCAACTGAAAAAAGATCCAAATGCGGAAATTGATTTGCAGGTTTCTCGTCTGCTTGCTGAAAGTCAGCGTCTTTCTCACCAGTTGTCAGAAATCATTGAACACCTTATCACTCCCTCGCAAATGGCAGGGTTACTTGAGAAAGTGTTAGAGCAGCAAACGGGCATTCACTTAGTTTCTTTGCAAACTCTGCCTTCAGAGCCGATCTCCGATGATAAAGAAGTGTCTCAATATTCAGGCTACTACGTTCATCCTGTGCGTATGGAACTGACAGGAGATTACTTTTCTATTGCTAACTACCTGAGTAAGTTAGAAAAAATTCCGGAGAGTTATTACTGGCGCAGTTTTCATTACCAAGTGGATGAATATCCCAAAGCAACATTAGTGTTGGAAGTGTACACATTAGGCTCTAGAGAGGCGTTTATCGGTGGTTAA
- a CDS encoding MSHA biogenesis protein MshK, which yields MVKNFIISIALAVIAGGAWANQDPTAPLGWQKPVVESSTKPTKKRYRLPSLNSIVCKVGSQCSAIMDNRIVEQGELFKGYRVVSITSEFVTLKQGSRQWKLELFGLNVKK from the coding sequence GTGGTTAAGAACTTTATTATCTCAATAGCCTTAGCGGTAATCGCGGGAGGAGCATGGGCAAACCAAGACCCTACCGCTCCACTTGGCTGGCAAAAGCCGGTCGTCGAATCGAGCACGAAACCAACAAAAAAACGCTATAGGCTACCGTCACTGAACAGCATTGTTTGTAAAGTGGGCAGCCAATGTAGCGCCATCATGGATAACCGTATTGTCGAGCAGGGTGAACTGTTCAAAGGTTATCGCGTGGTGAGTATCACCAGTGAATTTGTAACCTTAAAGCAGGGCAGCCGTCAGTGGAAGCTGGAGCTTTTTGGATTAAACGTAAAAAAATAA